The following are encoded together in the Zingiber officinale cultivar Zhangliang chromosome 8A, Zo_v1.1, whole genome shotgun sequence genome:
- the LOC122011301 gene encoding zinc finger MYM-type protein 1-like has product MNAPGNNQMIAPKIQKQLVNACAVETTNAILADLGDRWFTLLLDEARDCSVKEQMAVVIRYVNKHGEVIERFMAVVHVATTTAACLKEAIDSLFAKYGLSVARLRGQGYDGASNMSGEFNGLKSLIMKENPYALYVHCFAHQLQLVVVAVAQANQYVCDFMWIVGSIVNTSASSCKRADKLRQLEHDRKVKLLERGEISSGRGLNQETSLARPGDTRWGSHHSTLCRIEQMWPSVIEVLQNLIDDGDRSSKGLSRTLVERMERYEFVFILLLMKRILAITNHLSTVLQEKDQNIVNAMRLINNVKCKLQKLRDSGWDILLEDVKKFCNTHSIEIINMTDNINNRSRLKRDGKNVIDIILQEMDSRFSETTTDLLIYMSCLDPRNSFSRFDVQKLVRLAHFYEDDFSWNERMLVEQELETYIDDVRSDERFEGISDLGALVKKMIETMKNRVFPLVYRMIELALLLPVATATVERVFSAMNIVKTDLRNRIGDEWMNDSLVVYIKKDVFNTVDNEPILQRFQNMESRRMQLSRIR; this is encoded by the exons ATGAATGCACCtggaaataatcaaatgattgcccCAAAAATTCAAAAGCAATTGGTGAATGCTTGTGCAGTTGAGACCACAAATGCTATTCTAGCTGATCTTGGAGATAGATGGTTCACTTTACTACTTGATGAGGCTCGTGACTGTTCAGTGAAAGAGCAAATGGCAGTTGTTATTAGATATGTGAACAAGCATGGAGAGGTGATTGAACGATTTATGGCTGTAGTTCATGTTGCAACAACTACAGCTGCTTGTTTGAAGGAGGCAATCGACTCTTTATTTGCTAAGTATGGTTTATCAGTGGCGAGATTGAGgggtcaaggatatgatggtgcttCAAATATGTCTGGAGAATTTAATGGCTTAAAGTCACTGATAATGAAAGAAAATCCGTATGCATTAtatgttcattgttttgctcatcaactccagctaGTGGTTGTAGCTGTTGCTCAAGCAAATCAATATGTTTGTGATTTCATGTGGATTGTTGGTTCGATTGTGAACACATCTGCATCATCTTGCAAAAGGGCCGACAAACTTCGACAACTTGAACATGATAGAAAAGTTAAACTTCTTGAAAGAGGAGAGATTAGTTCTGGTAGAGGACTAAACCAAGAAACTAGTCTAGCTAGACCTGGAGATACACGATGGGGGTCTCATCATTCAACTTTATGTCGTATTGAACAAATGTGGCCATCTGTTATAGAGGTTCTTCAAAATTTGATTGATGATGGTGATCGTTCTTCTAAGGGTTTAAGTAGAACTTTGGTTGAAAGAATGGAGAGGTATGAATTTGTGTTTATTCTACTATTGATGAAACGTATATTGGCAATCACAAATCATTTGTCAACCGTTCTACAAGAGAAAGATCAAAATATTGTGAATGCGATGCGTTTGATCAATAATGTGAAATGCAAATTGCAAAAGTTGAGAGATTCTGGATGGGATATTTTACTTGAGGATGTGAAGAAGTTTTGTAACACTCATTccattgaaataattaatatgaCAGATAACATCAACAACCGTAGTCGTTTGAAGAGAGATGgaaaaaat GTTATCGATATTATTCTACAGGAGATGGATAGTCGTTTCTCTGAAACAACTACAGATTTGTTGATTTATATGTCATGTCTTGATCCTAGAAACTCGTTCTCTAGATTTGATGTACAGAAGTTAGTGCGCCTGGCTCATTTTTATGAggatgatttttcttggaatgaGCGTATGTTGGTTGAACAAGAGCTTGAAACATATATTGATGACGTCAGATCAGATGAACGGTTTGAAGGCATTTCAGATTTGGGAGCTCTTGTAAAGAAAATGATTGAAACAATGAAGAACCGTGTGTTTCCTTTGGTTTATCGGATGATTGAGCTAGCCTTACTTCTTCCAGTTGCTACTGCAACTGTTGAAAGAGTGTTTTCGGCAATGAATATTGTCAAAACAGATTTGCGAAATAGGATTggagatgaatggatgaatgaTAGTTTGGTAGTATATATCAAGAAAGATGTTTTTAATACTGTCGACAATGAGCCAATTTTACAGCGTTTTCAGAACATGGAGTCTCGAAGAATGCAATTGTCACGTATTCGTTAG